The genomic region CTTATATGCCGGCGCAGGAATTTGCAAATGCATTTTCTATCTTCATTTCCCAGAACCGGGGAGCCGGAAAGGAAAAAAGAGTACAGAAAGGTGTCCGTAGTGCTGTAACGGTATCAGCGGCATTCTGTATCTGTGCGTTGGTGCTGATCTACTTTGGAGCCAGATATCTGATGCTGGCATTTATCGACGGCAGTGAGCATGAGATCATCCGCGTCGGGATACAGTATCTGCATATCGAAGGAGCATTTTACTGTGGAATCGGTATTCTGTTCTTGTGGTATGGGTATTACAGAGCGGTCGGAAGACCGGAGATGTCGGTGGTGCTGACGGTGATCTCGCTTGGAACGAGAGTGCTGCTTTCTTATACACTGGCACCGATAAAGTCGATTGGAGTGATTGCAATCTGGTGGTCAATTCCGATTGGATGGTTCCTGGCAGACGTGACAGGATATGTCTATTTGCAATATATGAATAAGAAGGCAAAAATGTGCAGGAATTAATCCTGCACATTTTTTATATTCGATATATCAGAATCGATGACGAGTGAATAGTTTGTATAGTAAACGACGAATCCCGGTTTTGCACCGTTTGGTTTCTTAACGTGTTTTTTCTGAATGTAGTCGATCTCTACTTTGTCAGCACCACGATTCTTAGAATAGTAAGCGGCCAGACGACCTGCTTCTTCAAAGGTACGGTCCGGAAGTTCATCCCCGCCGCTTTTGACGATAACGTGAGATCCCGGAGCACCCTTTGCATGGAACCACCAGTCATTGCCATTGGCAAAAGAAAAAGTAAGTTCTTCATTTTGCAGGTTGTTCTTTCCAACGTACATATCATAACCATCACTGGAAATGTAATGCATTGGTTTGCTGGTCAGTTTAACTTTTTTCTTTGTATGTTTTCTGCGGATATAGCCGCTCTGCATCAGTTCCTCTTTGATCTGGGCAAGATCCGCTTCGCTCAGAGCAATGTCAAGTGCGTTGCTGATAGATTCCAGATACTGGATATCATCGGCAGTTTCCTGGATCAGCTCCGTCAATGCTTCAAATGTACGCTTCTGTTTGTTGTATTTTGCAAAATAACGTTGCGCATTCTCGCCCGGAGTCTGTGTCGGATCAAGCGGGATAGTAATCTCTTCGTTGGTATAATAATTCAGGGCAGTCAGTTCTTTTGATCCCGGTTCCAGATTATAGCCGTAAGTATTGATCAGTTCTCCGTAAACTTTATATTTGTCACGCTTTTCCGTTCCCTTTAACTGCTTGGACTGAAGATCGTATTTTTTGCGGTTCCGTTCCAGTGCTGTCTGGACAACGTGCCGGAGATCTGCACTTTTCTGATGGATTCTGGTCAGTGTGTTACGTGTGGAATAATACGTATAGAGGACTTCCGAGATGGAAAAGAACTCTTTTTTTGTATATTCGTTAAAATGTGTGACCGGAAGGGCGCTGAATTCCTTTGGTGCATTTCCATTATAATAAATAGAAGGATGGAAATTTCCCTGTCTTACGTCCTCCATATAATAGGTAAACTGACGGTACAGATGTGTCAGTACATCTTCGGAAAGATCATGCGCCGTCATGGAAGAGTCCACACCTGCAAGATAACAGATCTCTTCGGCAATGACCGGGCTGATACCTGTCATGCTGGAATAGATTGCTTTGGATACCGGCATCGGTTTTGCAAGGATTGCCGAAATGAATTCTTCCTGCGTAGCCGTCATCGGATTCTTTTTCGACATCGTATCCGGAATAAAGTAATCGCGTCCCGGCAATACTTCACGTACCGAACTCATCTGTGCAGAGACGTGCTTGATACTGTCGATGATGCGTCCGTTCAGATCACAGAAAATAATGTTGCTGTGTTTTCCCATGATCTCGATGATCAGTTTTTTCCTGCACAAGTCACCCATCTCATCCAGATGCTCAATATCCAGGTGGATGATACGCTCGAGTGACGGCTGGGAGACTGCGGTGATCCGTCCGCCTCCGATATGCTTGCGCAGAAGCATGCAGAATCCAGGAGCTGTCATCGGACTTGGTTTGTTCTCGTTGGTTAAATAGATAAGTGGAAGAGAAGCACTGGCAGAGATATAGAGCCTTTTTTGTCCTTCATTTCCTTTTATTGTTAAAAGCAGTTCGTCATTTTCTGGCTGGGCGATCTTGGAGATACGTCCGCCGACCAGAGTATGTTCTAATTCCTGAACGACTGCTGCGACTGTGATTCCGTCAAAAGCCATACAAAGACCTTCCTTTCCTTACAGAATTTCATATTTGTCTAGTATAGCATAGTTGACGAACTTTGCCAAATGTCTTATAATAAATGCTGGTTTATTTTAAATAATGAATAAGAAGAGGATCATATCATGATTAAGAGTATGACAGGATTCGGACGCTGCGAAGCGGCTGATGAGGAACGTAAATTCACGGTTGAGATGAAGGGAGTGAATCATCGTTATCTGGATGCCAATATCCGTATGCCGAAGAAGCTTAATTTTTTTGAAAGTGCCATTCGAAGCCTTTTAAAGGAAAGTGTTCATCGTGGAAAGGTGGACATCTTTATTACATATGAAGACTTTTCAGAGAGTCAGGTCTCTTTAAAATACAATGAGACACTGGCAGCAGAATATCTGGAAAAGTTTAAAATGATGGAAGAAAAATTCTCACTGGAGAATGACATCCGTGTATCCACATTGTCCCGTTATCCGGAAGTCCTCACAATGGAAGAGAAGATGGATGATGAAGAAGAACTGTGGAAAGGACTTAAGAAAGCACTGGATGGTGCGATCGCACAGTTCGTACAGACTAGAACCGTAGAGGGAGAGAATCTGAAGAAGGATCTGATCGCGAAGCTGGACGGTATGCTTGAACTGGTCGGACAGATTGAAGAACGTGCACCGAAGATCATTGCGGAGTACAGAGAAAAGCTAGAAGGAAAAGTAAAAGAACTTCTGGAGGACACACAGATCGATGAGGGACGGATCGCATCAGAGATCGTGATCTTTGCGGACAAGATCTGTACCGATGAAGAAGTGGTACGTCTGAGAAGTCATGTGGAACATATGAAGGCAACCCTTCAGTCTGATGACAGTGGAATCGGACGTAAGCTTGATTTCATTGCACAGGAGATGAACCGTGAAGCGAATACGATTCTTTCGAAGGCGAATGATCTGGAGACTTCCAATATCGGAATCGAACTTAAGACAGAGATTGAGAAAGTCAGAGAGCAGATACAGAATATTGAATAAATCAGATTGTTAAGAAGATTAAAAGAGGGTATCGAAATGAGAGAAAAAGGGATTCTGATCGTTGTATCAGGTTTTTCAGGTTCCGGTAAGGGAACCATTATGAAAGAGCTGTTAAAACAGTATGATAATTATGCATTATCTATTTCCGCCACCACCAGAAATCCGCGTCCGGGAGAAGAAGACGGACGGGAATATTTCTTCAAAACTGTAGAAGATTTTGAAAAAATGATTGCGAAAGAAGAACTGATAGAGTATGCTAGGTACGTGGATAATTACTATGGAACGCCGCGTGCATATGTAGAGGAGCAGTTAGAGGCAGGAAAAGATGTGATTCTTGAGATAGAAATTCAGGGAGCGTTGAAAGTAAAAGAAAAATTCCCGGATACACTGCTTTTGTTTGTAACACCGCCGAGCGCAGAGGAACTTAAGAGCCGTCTGGTGGGCCGTGGAACAGAGACAATGGACGTGATCGAATTCCGCATGAACCGTGCGAAAGAAGAAGCACTGGAGATGGATCAATATGATTATCTGATCATAAATGATGACTTGCAGGAATGCGTAGAAGAGATGCATCAGATCATCCAGGGTGAGCACAGAAGAAGTTTCCGTAACGCTGAATTTATAGAGCATATGAAAGAAGAATTGAAAGGAGAATAAGTGTATGTTACATCCATCTTACACAGACTTAATGAAAGTAGTAAATAAAGACGTTGAAGAGGGCGAAACAAAGGTAGTTAACAGCCGTTATTCCATCGTTATGGCTACAGCAAAGAGAGCAAGAGAGATTATTGACGGATCTATGCCGCTCGTTGATGCAAAGGTTGGCGAAAAGCCGCTTTCTATTGCAATTGATGAGATGAATCAGGGAAAGATGACGATTATTGCACAGGATGAAGAGGAAGAAGAATAAAATCTGACACCTTAAGGATCCGTTGCAGACGGATTCTTTCAGACACATTGCTGACTGAGATACAAAAGGCAGATGCCGCAAGGTGTCTGCCTTTCTTGAACTGGATATAGCAAGATAGCAAAGATGTGTGTCGAATAGAATGCATACTGCAAAAATCAGAAATAAATAAAAAGGAGAACCGAATGAATATATTTTTCGTATCACTTGGCTGTGATAAGAACCTGGTAGATTCAGAGGTCATGCTTGGACTTCTGGATGCGAAAGGATACCAGATTGTTGATGATGAGACACTGGCAGATGTTATGGTGATTAATACCTGTTGTTTTATTCATGACGCAAAAGAAGAAAGTATCCAGACGATTCTGGATATGGCAAGATATAAAGAAGAAGGAAGATTAAAGGCATTGGTTGTAACCGGATGTCTGGCACAGAGATATAAGCAGGAGATTATTGATGAGATCCCGGAAGTTGATGTAGTGCTTGGAACGACTTCGTATGATAAGATTGTAGAAGCAGTAGAAGAAGCACTGGAAGGTAAATCAGAAGTAGAACTTGCCGATATCAATGCGCTGCCGCTTCCGGAGACAAAGAGACTTGTGACGACCGGAGGTCACTATGCATATCTGAAGATTGCAGAAGGCTGTGACAAACACTGTACATACTGTATTATCCCGAAAGTCCGTGGAAATTACCGCAGTGTACCGATGGAGCGTCTGATCAAAGAAGCACAGGAACTGGCTGACCAGGGCGTAAAAGAACTGATCCTGGTTGCACAGGAGACAACGGTATATGGACAGGATATTTACGGTGAAAAATCCCTGCATAAGCTTCTGAAAGAGTTATGTCAGATCAAAGGAATCCGCTGGATCCGCCTTCTGTACTGTTATCCGGAAGAGATTGATGACAATCTGATACAGGTAATGAAAGAAGAACCGAAGATCTGCCATTATCTGGATCTCCCAATCCAGCATGCAAGCGATGCGATCTTAAAGAGAATGGGAAGAAGAACTTCCAAGCAGCAGCTGATCGATACGATCACAAAACTGAGAAAAGAGATTCCGGACATCGCACTTCGTACAACGTTGATCACCGGTTTCCCAGGGGAGACACAGGAGCAGCATGAAGAAGTAATGGAATTCGTAGATGAGATGGAATTTGAAAGACTGGGCGTATTTACTTATTCGCCGGAAGAAGATACTCCGGCGGCGACCATGCCGGATCAGATCGACGAAGAAGTAAAAGAAGACCGTCAGGCAGATATTATGGAGCTGCAGCAGGAGATTGTATTCGATCAGGCAGAAGATATGATCGGAAAAGAAGTACTGGTTATGATCGAAGGAAAAGTTGCCGATGAGAATGCATATGTCGGAAGAACTTACCGCGATGCACCGAATGTAGACGGACTGATTTTTGTAAATACCGATGAAGAACTGATGACTGGTGATTTCGCAAAAGTGAAAGTTACCGGAGCAGCAGAATATGATTTGATAGGAGAGTTGATATAATGAATTTACCAAATAAGTTAACTGTTTTAAGAGTAATCATGGTTCCGTTTTTTGTATTTTTCATGCTGACAGGCGTGGGCGGAGCTGCAAACAAATGGATCGCATTGATTATTTTCTGCGTGGCAAGTCTTACAGATATGCTGGACGGAAAGATCGCCAGAGCCAGAAATCTTGTAACCAATTTCGGAAAGTTTATGGATCCGCTGGCAGATAAACTGCTTGTATGTTCGGCTATGATCTGCATGATCCCGCTTGGAAAACTGCAGGCATGGTTTGTAATCGTAATTATTGCAAGAGAATTTATCATCAGCGGATTCCGTCTGGTAGCAGCAGACAACGATATTGTGATCGCTGCAAGCTACTGGGGAAAATTCAAAACGGTATCCCAGATGTTCATGCTGATCCTTCTGATCGCAGATCTTGGCGGTGCATTTAACATGATCGCACAGGTACTGATCTGGGTATCTCTGGTACTTACAATCGTATCTTTGATCGATTATATTGCAAAGAATGTACAGGTACTGACACAGGGCGGTATGTAGGTTCAGAAGAAATTTGTAAAAAAGGCAGATAAGGATTCTTTTGAAAGAAAACAGGTCGAAAGAGATATGAGAAGGTTCTTCTTCGGGAATGGTATTTCCCAGAGAAGAACCTTTTGCAAATTGTGCCAAAAAAAGAGAAAATTCCATATAAAAATGTAGAGAAAAATCAATTGACGAATGTCGAAATATATGAGAAAATAAATACAAGTATGGATGTTAAAGAGATAACAAACCTTACGATAAGCAAACTTACATAGTTGAAAGGAGTTTTAAAATGATTTATTCACAGGAAGTAGAAATGATGTGTCCGGTAGCTCAGGGTGCAAACCACGGACCAGCTCCGATTCCGGAAGAAGCAAAATGGGTTCAGGCTAAGGAAATTAAAGATATCTCTGGTTTTACACATGGTGTAGGCTGGTGTGCTCCTCAGCAGGGTGCCTGTAAATTAACACTGAATGTTAAAGACGGTATCATCCAGGAGGCTCTCGTTGAGACTATCGGATGTTCAGGAATGACACATTCAGCAGCTATGGCTTCTGAGATTCTTCCAGGAAAAACTATTTTAGAGGCATTAAACACAGACCTTGTTTGTGACGCTATCAATACAGCAATGCGTGAGTTATTCCTGCAGATCGTATACGGAAGAACTCAGAGTGCATTCTCTGAAGACGGACTTGCTATCGGAGCCGGACTGGAAGACCTCGGAAAAGGACTTCGTTCACAGGTTGGTACAATGTACGGAACATTAGCTAAAGGTCCTCGTTACCTTGAAATGGCAGAAGGATATGTAACAGGTATCGCTCTTGATGAGAACGATGAGATCATCGGATATCAGTTCGTAAGCCTTGGAAAATTTACAGACTTCGTAAAAGCTGGAGACACTCCAAACGAAGCTTGGGAGAAAGCAAAAGGACAGTACGGACGTGTTGCAGATGCAGTTAAGATCATCGACCCACGTAAGGAGTAATCTCAATATTTTAAGGTAATTTAATCAGGAGGATAAATTAATGGCTTTATTTGAATCATATGAAAGAAGAATTGATAAAATCAATGAAGTATTGGCTGGTTATGGTATTTCTTCTATCGAAGAAGCACAGCAGATCACAAAGGATGCCGGACTTGATGTATACAATCAGATCAAAGGTATTCAGCCAATCTGTTTTGAAAATGCATGCTGGGCATACATCGTAGGTGCAGCAATCGCAATCAAAAAAGGATGTAAGACAGCAGCAGAAGCTGCAGCAGCAATCGGAGAAGGACTTCAGGCTTTCTGTATTCCTGGATCAGTTGCTGATCAGAGAAAAGTAGGTCTTGGACATGGTAACTTAGGAAAGATGCTTCTGGAAGAAGATACAGAGTGTTTCGCATTCCTGGCTGGTCATGAATCATTCGCAGCTGCTGAGGGTGCTATCGGTATCGCAGAGAAGGCTAACAAAGTTCGTAAGAAACCTCTTCGTGTTATCCTGAACGGTCTTGGAAAAGATGCTGCAAAGATCATCTCAAGAATTAACGGATTCACATATGTTCAGACAGAATATGATTACTACACAGGAGAACTGAAAGAAGTACAGAGAATCTCTTACTCTGACGGACTCCGTTCTAAAGTTAACTGCTACGGTGCTAACGACGTACGTGAGGGTGTTGCAATCATGCACAAAGAAGGCGTAGACGTATCTATCACAGGTAACTCTACAAACCCGACACGTTTCCAGCATCCAGTTGCAGGTACATATAAGAAAGAATGTATCGAGCAGGGCAAGAAGTACTTCTCAGTAGCATCAGGCGGTGGTACAGGACGTACACTTCACCCGGATAACATGGCTGCAGGTCCAGCTTCTTACGGTATGACAGATACTCTTGGACGTATGCACTCAGATGCACAGTTCGCAGGATCTTCATCAGTACCAGCTCACGTAGAAATGATGGGACTGATCGGAGCAGGAAACAACCCGATGGTTGGTATGACTGTTGCAGTTGCTGTATCCGTTGAAGAAGCAGCTCAGGCTGGTAAATTCTAAGGAATGGATTAAAATCAAGCTTTGTGGTATGCTTGAAAGTAGTATGAAAAATAGAATTATTTGACTATTGCTTGACAGCATACATTTGACAACTGTTAGATGAAAAAAGAGGATAAATATCAAATCTCATTTAGTTGAGTGACAGATATTCATCCTCTTTTTTGCTACATTTTTTCGGGCTTTTCGTAACCTTCCGCCATTTAATTCTTCAGGCATTCGATACCCACGGAATAAAAGTTAGGAATCCTTTCCAGTGAATGTAGAGGATTCCTAACTTTTATTCCGGTCCGGGTAACCGTCGTCTGATGTATTAAATCTCCAATTATTTATTCAAATTCTTATTCGCCGTAGAAAGCATCAACTTCAGTCGATTCAATTGGTTAACTTCACTTGCACCCGGATCGAAATCAATCGCTACGATATTAGATTCCGGATAGCGTCTGCGAAGTTCTTTGATAACTCCCTTACCTACGACATGGTTCGGCAGGCAGGCGAATGGCTGTGTACACACGATATTTGGTGCACCACTGTGGATCAGCTCTAACATTTCTCCTGTAAGGAACCATCCTTCACCAGTCTGGTTACCAAGAGATACGATGTCCGAAGCCATCTTTCCAAGATCCTGGATCTTAGCAGGTGGTGTGAAGTGCTTGCTGGCCGCAAATGCTTCGGTTGCCGGAGCACGGAACCATTCCAGAGCTTTGATACCAAGATTAGCTGTTGTGGCTTTTTTCTTTTCGAATCCAAGCTTTTCCACCTTGAAGTTCTGGTTGTAGAAGCAGTAGAGCAGGAAGTCCAGAAGATCCGGAACAACTGCCTCGGCTCCTTCGCTTTCCAGAAGATCTACCAGGTAGTTGTTGGCTGCCGGAAGGAATTTGACAAGGATTTCTCCAACGACACCAACACGAGGTTTCTTTATATCAAGTAATTCGATGTTATTGTCAAAGTCTTCAATGATCTCACGGCAGAGACGTTTGAATTTACGCCTGCTCGGGTAGCCGTTTGATACAAAGTCCTGGCATACCTTTACCCATTTTCTGTGCATTGCATTGACAGAGCCTGGAACAGCCTCATATGGACGCAGACGGTATACACACTTCATGAAGATGTCACCAAATACTGCACCATAGATACCTCGTAAGATCAGGTTCGGAGTCAGTTTGAATCCTGGATTATCCTCCAGACCACTTAAGTTGATGGAGATGACCGGAATGTGTCCGTAACCGGCCTTCTTAAGGGCACGGCGGATGAATCCGATGTAGTTGGAAGCACGGCATCCACCACCGGTCTGACTGATGATCACGGCAATCTTGTGTGTGTCATATTTACCGGAAAGGATAGCTTCCATGATCTGGCCGACTACCATCAGTGACGGATAGCAGGCATCGTTATTTACATATTTCAGTCCTACGTCAACGGCCTGTTTGTTGTCGTTCGGCAGAACCTGAAGGTTATATCCGGATGAATTAAATGCAGGCTCCAGAAGCTCGAAATGGATCGGAGACATCTGCGGGCAGAGAATCGTGTAATTCTTACGCATCTCTTTGGTAAATGCAACCTTTTTGATGGCGGAGGATTTGATCTCACGTTTATCTCCGCGCTTTTCTCGGACTCGGATCGCAGCAAGCAGTGATCTTACACGGATTCTTGCGGCACCTAAGTTGTTAACCTCGTCGATCTTAAGAGAGGTGTAGATCTTGTCAGAATCGTTCAGGATGGATGCAACCTGATCGGTTGTAACAGCATCCAGACCACATCCGAAAGAGTTTAACTGGATCAGATCCAGATTATCTACAGTCTTTACATAGTTTGCAGCAGCATACAGACGGGAATGATACATCCACTGATCCATAACATTTAATGGATGCTCTGCAGGATTTAAGTGGGAGATCGAATCTTCCGTCAGAACTGCAATATTATAAGAGTTGATCAGTTCCGGGATACCATGGTTTACTTCCGGGTCGATGTGGTACGGACGTCCTGCGAGAACGATACCACGGTTGCCGGTTTCATTTAAGAATTTGATTGTCTCTTCACCTTTTTTCTGCATATCTTTTCTGCATGCAGCGAGTTCTTCCCATGCAGTATGAGTTGCTTTTTTGATCTCATCTGCCGGGATGTGGAACTTCTCGGATAATTCTTCAACCAGTCGGTAAGAAATCGTATCTTCACTGGCAAATGAGATGAACGGATGAAGGAAATCAACCTCTCCGTGTACGATCGCATCAATGTTGTTCTTGATATTTTCCGGGTAGGAAGTTACAATCGGGCAGTTGTAATGATTGTTGGCTTCGGCAAATTCATTCCTTTCATATGGAATACTAGGATAGAAGATCGTCTTAATGCCATTGTTGATCAGCCATTGTACATGTCCGTGTGCCAGCTTCGCCGGATAACACTCGGATTCACTCGGGATGGAATCAATTCCCAGTTCGTATACCTTGCGGTTGGATACAGGAGAAAGGACAACCCGGAATCCCAGTTTATTAAAGAATGTGAACCAGAACGGATAATTCTCGTACATGTTCAGTACACGAGGGATACCAATGAGTCCGCGAGGAGCATTTTCCTCTGCCAATGGTTCATAATCAAAATATCGTTTTAATTTATATTCAAATAAGTTCGGAAGCTTGTTTGTTGTTTTCTGTTTTCCAAGACCACGCTCACAACGGTTACCTGTGATGAACTTACGTCCGCCGCTGAAATGATTGATCGTCAGACGGCAGTTATTCGTACATCCCTTACATTTGGTCATGGTAGTAGAATATTCCATGGCTTCAATGTCTTCAATGGAAAGCATGGTTGTGCCTTCGCAGTCAACGTAACGCTCACGTGCGATCAGTGCAGCACCGAATGCGCCCATGATACCGGCGATGTCCGGACGAATTGCTTCGCAGTTGGCGATCTTTTCAAAGCTTCGCAGTACGGCGTTGTTGTAGAAGGTTCCTCCCTGAACAACGATGTGTTTACCGAGTTCAGATGCATCGGATACCTTGATAACCTTAAATAATGCGTTCTTGATTACAGAATAAGCAAGACCAGCTGAAATATCAGCAACCTCCGCACCCTCTTTCTGAGCCTGCTTTACTTTTGAATTCATGAAAACAGTACAACGGGTACCAAGGTCAATCGGATTCTTGGCAAATAATGCTTCGTGAGCAAAGTCTTCGACGGTATAATTCAGTGATTTCGCAAATGTTTCAATAAAAGAACCGCATCCGGATGAACACGCTTCGTTTAACTGCACGCTGTCAACAGTCTGATTCTTGATCTTGATACATTTCATATCCTGGCCGCCGATGTCGAGGATACAGTCTACGTCTGGCTCAAAGAAAGAAGCGGCGTAGTAGTGAGAGACGGTCTCGACCTCTCCTTCGTCCAACAAGAGAGCGGCCTTGATCAGCGCCTCGCCATATCCGGTAGAGCAGGAGTGGACAATTTCCACGCCTTCCGGCAGTTTGCTGTAAATGTCTTTAATTGCAGAAATCGTTGTACCAAGCGGATCTCCATCGTTATTATGATAGAAAGAATATAATAAAGTACCGTCTTCGCCGACCAGGGCTGCCGTGGTTGTTGTAGAACCTGCATCGATACCGAGGAATGCTTTTCCCTGATAAGTTGCAAGATCTTTGACTGGCACCTGATGTTTTGCGTGACGTTCCTCAAATTCCTTAAAATCTGCTTCCGTTGCAAACAGCGGCTCCATACGGTCTACTTCGAATTCCATCTTGATTTTTCCTTCCAGACGGCGTTGCATATCGATGAGTGCCACGTCCAGATCTTTCTTGGAATTCAGAGCAGATCCGACTGCTGCAAACAGATGGGAATGTGTCGGGGCGATGATGTGTTCATCGTCCAGCTTCAGTGTACGGATAAATGCTTCGCGCAGCTCAGAGAGAAAGTGAAGCGGTCCTCCGAGGAATGCGACGTGTCCGCGAATCGGTTTACCACAAGCCAGTCCGCTGATCGTCTGGTTGACAACTGCCTGGAATATAGAAGCAGCAAGGTCTTCTTTGGCAGCACCGTCATTAATCAGAGGCTGGATATCTGTCTTGGCAAATACACCACATCGTGCGGCAATGGTATAGAGAGCTTTATAATTTTTCGCATATTCATTCAGTCCGGAGGCATCAGTCTGTAAAAGAGAAGCCATCTGGTCGATGAAGGATCCTGTACCACCGGCACAGACGCCGTTCATACGCTGCTCTACATTACCACCTTCAAAGTAGATGATCTTGGCATCTTCCCCGCCAAGCTCGATAGCAACGTCTGTCTGAGGTGCATAGTCCTGAAGAGCAGTTGATACGGCGATAACTTCCTGTACGAATGGTACTCCAAGGTGTTTCGCAAGTGTCAGTCCGCCGGAACCGGTGATGACCGGTGATGCATGGACAGGACCTAATTTATGTATCGCTCTTCCTAACAAATCGGAAAGAGTTTCCTGGATGTTAGCGAAATGCCTCTCATAATCAGAAAATACCACTTCATTATTCTCATCTAATATGGCAATCTTTACGGTCGTAGAACCGATGTCGATACCAAGTGTGTATAATTCCTTTTGATTCATATTATGTAACTCCTTATCATGTTAAAATATATGTCTTTCTTCTTATTAAATGCATTTTGCTTAATTGTGACCTGTAACATTATACGACAAAAGTGGCCAAAAGACAATTAACAAATGTTGAAGATATGTTAAAAAGAGATGAACTTTACTTGGCATAATTGACAAATATCTTTCAGGAAGGTAGAATATCTACAGTGTGAGAATAAACATAAAGGAGCAGTTATATGAACAATTGGTTAGACAAACTTGAACGGAAATTTAGCAGATATGCGATTCCAAATCTCATGACTTATATTATAATATTATATGCAGCCGGATTTGTGCTGAATCTGATCAATCCGACGTTCTATAGCCAGTTCCTAAGCCTGGATGCCGGTAAGATTCTTCAGGGGCAGATATGGAGAATCGTTACGTTTATTATCCAGCCTCCATCTGACAGCCTGATTTTTATTGTATTCGTACTGTATCTCTATTATATGATAGGGAAGCAGTTAGAGGCAGCGTGGGGGGCTTTTCGTTTTAATCTGTATTTCTTTTCGGGAATGCTCTTTATTGTAATAGGAGCCATACTGGCATTTTTACTGACAGGCGCTGTGTTACCGATGGATACATGGTATCTGAATCTGTCGCTATTCTTTGCATTTGCGGCACTCTACCCGGATATCCAGCTGTTATTGTTCTTTGTCATACCGATCAAGATCAAATGGCTGGCGATGCTGGATGGTCTGTATTTTGTGTATGCGATCGTACAGGCTTTTCTTCCGGCCTACGGCGGAGGTGTCTATGGCATATATTATAAGGCGAATGCACTTGCTGCGTTCATCTCGATCCTGAACTTTATCATTTTTTTCTTAAGTTCACGGAATATGAAGCCGTATTCACCGGGCCAGATGAAGAGAAAGAATGATTTCAAGCGCAAGATGAGACAGGCAGAAAGACCGGTGAATGTCTATGCAAATGGAGCAAAACACAGATGTGCAGTCTGCGGAAGAACAGAAATGGATGATCCGAATCTGGAATTCCGGTATTGCTCAAAATGTAATGGCAATTATGAATATTGCCAGGATCATTTGTTCACACATACACATGTTAAATAACTAAGAGAGGAATAGGGAAAATATGAAAAAAACAAAGATTATCTGTACAATGGGACCAAATACCAACGAT from Dorea longicatena harbors:
- a CDS encoding iron-sulfur cluster assembly scaffold protein; amino-acid sequence: MIYSQEVEMMCPVAQGANHGPAPIPEEAKWVQAKEIKDISGFTHGVGWCAPQQGACKLTLNVKDGIIQEALVETIGCSGMTHSAAMASEILPGKTILEALNTDLVCDAINTAMRELFLQIVYGRTQSAFSEDGLAIGAGLEDLGKGLRSQVGTMYGTLAKGPRYLEMAEGYVTGIALDENDEIIGYQFVSLGKFTDFVKAGDTPNEAWEKAKGQYGRVADAVKIIDPRKE
- a CDS encoding GGGtGRT protein, with the protein product MALFESYERRIDKINEVLAGYGISSIEEAQQITKDAGLDVYNQIKGIQPICFENACWAYIVGAAIAIKKGCKTAAEAAAAIGEGLQAFCIPGSVADQRKVGLGHGNLGKMLLEEDTECFAFLAGHESFAAAEGAIGIAEKANKVRKKPLRVILNGLGKDAAKIISRINGFTYVQTEYDYYTGELKEVQRISYSDGLRSKVNCYGANDVREGVAIMHKEGVDVSITGNSTNPTRFQHPVAGTYKKECIEQGKKYFSVASGGGTGRTLHPDNMAAGPASYGMTDTLGRMHSDAQFAGSSSVPAHVEMMGLIGAGNNPMVGMTVAVAVSVEEAAQAGKF
- a CDS encoding 2-hydroxyacyl-CoA dehydratase; translation: MNQKELYTLGIDIGSTTVKIAILDENNEVVFSDYERHFANIQETLSDLLGRAIHKLGPVHASPVITGSGGLTLAKHLGVPFVQEVIAVSTALQDYAPQTDVAIELGGEDAKIIYFEGGNVEQRMNGVCAGGTGSFIDQMASLLQTDASGLNEYAKNYKALYTIAARCGVFAKTDIQPLINDGAAKEDLAASIFQAVVNQTISGLACGKPIRGHVAFLGGPLHFLSELREAFIRTLKLDDEHIIAPTHSHLFAAVGSALNSKKDLDVALIDMQRRLEGKIKMEFEVDRMEPLFATEADFKEFEERHAKHQVPVKDLATYQGKAFLGIDAGSTTTTAALVGEDGTLLYSFYHNNDGDPLGTTISAIKDIYSKLPEGVEIVHSCSTGYGEALIKAALLLDEGEVETVSHYYAASFFEPDVDCILDIGGQDMKCIKIKNQTVDSVQLNEACSSGCGSFIETFAKSLNYTVEDFAHEALFAKNPIDLGTRCTVFMNSKVKQAQKEGAEVADISAGLAYSVIKNALFKVIKVSDASELGKHIVVQGGTFYNNAVLRSFEKIANCEAIRPDIAGIMGAFGAALIARERYVDCEGTTMLSIEDIEAMEYSTTMTKCKGCTNNCRLTINHFSGGRKFITGNRCERGLGKQKTTNKLPNLFEYKLKRYFDYEPLAEENAPRGLIGIPRVLNMYENYPFWFTFFNKLGFRVVLSPVSNRKVYELGIDSIPSESECYPAKLAHGHVQWLINNGIKTIFYPSIPYERNEFAEANNHYNCPIVTSYPENIKNNIDAIVHGEVDFLHPFISFASEDTISYRLVEELSEKFHIPADEIKKATHTAWEELAACRKDMQKKGEETIKFLNETGNRGIVLAGRPYHIDPEVNHGIPELINSYNIAVLTEDSISHLNPAEHPLNVMDQWMYHSRLYAAANYVKTVDNLDLIQLNSFGCGLDAVTTDQVASILNDSDKIYTSLKIDEVNNLGAARIRVRSLLAAIRVREKRGDKREIKSSAIKKVAFTKEMRKNYTILCPQMSPIHFELLEPAFNSSGYNLQVLPNDNKQAVDVGLKYVNNDACYPSLMVVGQIMEAILSGKYDTHKIAVIISQTGGGCRASNYIGFIRRALKKAGYGHIPVISINLSGLEDNPGFKLTPNLILRGIYGAVFGDIFMKCVYRLRPYEAVPGSVNAMHRKWVKVCQDFVSNGYPSRRKFKRLCREIIEDFDNNIELLDIKKPRVGVVGEILVKFLPAANNYLVDLLESEGAEAVVPDLLDFLLYCFYNQNFKVEKLGFEKKKATTANLGIKALEWFRAPATEAFAASKHFTPPAKIQDLGKMASDIVSLGNQTGEGWFLTGEMLELIHSGAPNIVCTQPFACLPNHVVGKGVIKELRRRYPESNIVAIDFDPGASEVNQLNRLKLMLSTANKNLNK